Proteins encoded by one window of Pseudomonas coleopterorum:
- the aroB gene encoding 3-dehydroquinate synthase: protein MQTLKVDLGERSYPIYIGEGLLDQASLLAPHIAGRKVAVVSNATVAPLYLDRLTQTLGAYSVVPVVLPDGEAFKNWETLQTIFDAMLTARLDRRVTVIALGGGVIGDMAGFAAACYQRGVDFIQVPTTLLSQVDSSVGGKTGINHPLGKNMVGAFYQPQAVLIDTTTLATLPPRELSAGLAEVIKYGFICDEPFLGWLEEHVDALRALDQAALTVAIARSCEAKARVVGADERESGVRATLNLGHTFGHAIETHMGYGVWLHGEAVGAGTVMALEMSMRLGWITQAERDRGIRLLQRAGLPVVPPAAMTPADFLEHMAIDKKVLDGSLRLVLLRSLGEAVITADYPHDVLQATLEADYRAIVAGLEA from the coding sequence ATGCAGACACTCAAGGTTGACCTCGGCGAGCGCAGCTATCCGATCTACATCGGCGAAGGGTTGCTCGATCAAGCCTCATTGCTGGCCCCGCACATTGCCGGGCGAAAGGTGGCGGTCGTCTCCAACGCCACGGTGGCGCCGCTCTACCTGGATCGCCTGACCCAGACCCTGGGTGCCTACTCGGTGGTGCCCGTGGTGCTGCCAGACGGCGAAGCCTTCAAGAACTGGGAAACCCTGCAGACCATTTTCGATGCCATGCTCACCGCACGGCTGGATCGACGCGTCACGGTCATTGCCCTGGGCGGCGGGGTCATCGGCGACATGGCCGGGTTCGCCGCCGCCTGCTATCAGCGCGGCGTCGATTTCATCCAGGTGCCGACCACGCTGCTGTCCCAGGTCGACTCGTCGGTGGGCGGCAAGACCGGCATCAACCATCCGCTGGGCAAGAACATGGTCGGTGCGTTCTATCAGCCGCAGGCGGTCCTGATCGACACCACGACCCTGGCCACGCTGCCGCCGCGCGAGCTGTCGGCGGGTCTGGCCGAGGTGATCAAGTACGGTTTCATCTGCGACGAGCCGTTCCTGGGCTGGCTGGAAGAACACGTCGATGCCCTCAGGGCGCTCGACCAGGCCGCCCTCACGGTGGCCATCGCTCGCTCCTGCGAAGCCAAGGCCCGCGTGGTCGGGGCGGACGAACGCGAGTCGGGTGTGCGGGCTACACTGAACCTGGGGCATACTTTCGGCCACGCCATCGAGACCCATATGGGGTATGGTGTGTGGCTTCACGGTGAAGCCGTGGGGGCCGGTACGGTGATGGCGCTGGAGATGTCCATGCGCCTGGGCTGGATCACCCAGGCCGAGCGGGACCGCGGCATTCGTCTGCTGCAGCGCGCCGGTTTGCCGGTGGTGCCGCCAGCGGCAATGACGCCGGCCGATTTCCTCGAGCACATGGCGATCGACAAGAAAGTGCTGGATGGCAGTCTGCGCCTGGTGCTGCTGCGCAGCCTGGGCGAAGCGGTGATCACCGCCGACTACCCGCATGATGTGCTTCAGGCGACCCTGGAAGCGGATTACCGCGCCATCGTCGCCGGGCTGGAAGCCTGA
- a CDS encoding low specificity L-threonine aldolase: protein MNDQTQQFASDNYSGICSEAWAAMEQANQGHQRAYGDDQWTARAADEFRRLFETDCEVFFAFNGTAANSLALSSLCQSYHSVICSETAHVETDECGAPEFFSNGSKLLTARTEMGKLTPQAIREVALKRQDIHYPKPRVVTLTQATEVGSVYRPEELRAISATCKELGLNLHMDGARFANACAFLGCSPAELTWKAGVDVLCFGGTKNGMAVGEAILFFNHDLAEDFDYRCKQAGQLASKMRFLSAPWVGLLENDAWLKHAGHANHCAQLLKALVEGIPGVELMFPVEANGVFLQMPEPALEALRAKGWRFYTFIGSGGARFMCSWDTEEARVRELAADIHTVMRA from the coding sequence ATGAACGACCAAACCCAACAGTTCGCCAGCGACAACTATTCGGGCATCTGCTCCGAGGCCTGGGCGGCCATGGAACAGGCCAATCAGGGCCATCAGCGCGCCTATGGCGACGACCAGTGGACCGCACGCGCCGCCGATGAATTCCGCCGTCTGTTCGAAACCGACTGTGAAGTCTTCTTCGCCTTCAATGGCACCGCTGCCAACTCCCTGGCCCTGTCGTCGTTGTGCCAGAGCTACCACAGTGTCATCTGTTCGGAAACCGCTCACGTCGAGACCGACGAATGCGGTGCTCCCGAGTTCTTTTCCAACGGCTCCAAATTGCTCACCGCGCGCACGGAAATGGGCAAGCTGACCCCACAGGCCATTCGCGAAGTGGCACTCAAGCGCCAGGACATTCACTACCCCAAGCCGCGTGTGGTCACCCTGACCCAGGCCACCGAAGTGGGCAGCGTGTACCGTCCCGAAGAACTCAGGGCCATCAGCGCCACCTGCAAGGAGCTCGGCCTGAACCTGCACATGGACGGCGCGCGCTTTGCCAATGCGTGCGCCTTTCTCGGCTGCTCGCCAGCCGAACTGACGTGGAAGGCGGGCGTGGATGTACTGTGCTTCGGTGGCACCAAGAACGGCATGGCGGTGGGCGAAGCGATCCTGTTCTTCAACCATGATCTGGCCGAAGATTTCGATTATCGCTGCAAGCAGGCGGGGCAACTGGCTTCGAAGATGCGTTTTCTGTCGGCACCCTGGGTGGGTTTGCTTGAGAACGATGCCTGGCTCAAGCACGCGGGGCACGCCAACCACTGTGCCCAGCTGCTCAAGGCGCTGGTCGAGGGTATACCGGGGGTGGAGTTGATGTTTCCGGTGGAGGCCAACGGCGTGTTCCTGCAGATGCCGGAACCGGCCTTGGAAGCCCTGCGCGCCAAGGGCTGGCGCTTCTACACCTTCATCGGCAGCGGCGGCGCCCGTTTCATGTGCTCATGGGACACCGAGGAAGCCCGCGTGCGCGAGCTGGCAGCGGATATCCATACGGTCATGCGCGCCTGA
- a CDS encoding SPOR domain-containing protein: MTSLHADEAFLGHYQLDHDPFAARVPGFKFFPAQRKPVLGQLHHLARYSQLLLVVTGPHGSGKTLLRQALVASTNKQSVQSIVVSARGAGDAASVLTQVAQSLNLNTLEVPAMLAQIVQLGLTGQEVYLLVDDAEQLDESALEALLALAAGTADGRPHVFLFGEPSLIAGLEQFSAGQELFHVIELQPYSLEETREYLALRLEGAGKGIQLLTNDQIADIHENSDGWPGAINQVARDTLIEAMIASRSSVKRPAMGFKMPKKHVLAISAVVVVAVAAAWLIPSRDGKAPSTTEQAQLPMGQGQPTAAQSNNGNPSVEFNGSTQSLPMNGQQPVMRGPLAESTGMGDGDETGAAVNTSPQPPTVTTTAPPAGVPAGAPAAVAPTPTPAPARQAAPVATTKPAPVTAAKPAPAPAPTVAAKPAPAAAAAKPAAGGSWYAGQSPSNYVVQILGTSNEGAAQAYVKEQGGDFRYFKKTLQGKPLYVITYGSFASRDAAVAAIKNLPAKVQAGKPWPRTVASVQQDLATAR, translated from the coding sequence ATGACAAGTCTGCATGCCGATGAGGCCTTTCTCGGCCACTACCAATTGGATCATGACCCCTTCGCCGCAAGGGTGCCTGGCTTCAAATTCTTCCCGGCCCAGCGCAAGCCGGTGCTGGGGCAATTGCACCATCTGGCGCGCTACAGCCAGCTGTTGCTGGTAGTCACCGGTCCGCACGGCAGTGGCAAGACGCTCCTGCGCCAGGCCCTGGTCGCCAGTACCAACAAGCAGTCGGTGCAAAGCATCGTGGTCTCGGCGCGTGGTGCCGGCGATGCCGCGAGCGTGCTGACCCAGGTCGCCCAGTCGCTCAACCTCAATACCCTGGAAGTGCCGGCCATGTTGGCGCAGATCGTCCAGCTGGGGCTCACCGGGCAGGAAGTCTACCTGCTGGTGGACGACGCGGAACAACTCGACGAATCCGCACTCGAAGCCCTGCTGGCGTTGGCGGCGGGCACTGCGGACGGGCGCCCTCACGTGTTCCTGTTCGGCGAGCCTTCCTTGATCGCGGGCCTGGAGCAGTTCAGCGCCGGGCAGGAATTGTTCCACGTGATCGAGCTGCAACCGTACAGCCTCGAGGAAACCCGCGAATACCTGGCGCTGCGTCTGGAAGGTGCCGGGAAGGGTATCCAGTTGCTCACCAATGACCAGATTGCCGACATTCACGAGAACTCGGATGGTTGGCCAGGGGCCATCAACCAGGTTGCTCGTGATACGTTGATCGAGGCCATGATCGCTAGCCGCTCGTCGGTGAAGCGTCCTGCTATGGGGTTTAAGATGCCTAAGAAACACGTACTGGCGATTTCCGCCGTTGTCGTCGTCGCGGTGGCTGCCGCCTGGCTGATACCCAGCCGTGATGGCAAGGCGCCGAGCACCACCGAACAGGCCCAGTTGCCGATGGGCCAGGGGCAGCCAACTGCCGCCCAATCCAACAACGGCAATCCGTCGGTCGAATTCAATGGCAGCACCCAGTCGTTGCCGATGAACGGGCAACAGCCGGTCATGCGCGGCCCGCTGGCCGAATCCACCGGCATGGGCGATGGCGACGAAACCGGTGCTGCCGTGAACACTTCGCCACAGCCGCCGACCGTCACCACCACCGCGCCACCTGCGGGCGTGCCTGCAGGTGCACCGGCTGCGGTTGCGCCAACGCCGACGCCTGCACCTGCACGCCAGGCGGCGCCGGTGGCGACCACCAAGCCTGCACCTGTCACCGCCGCCAAACCCGCACCTGCGCCTGCACCGACCGTGGCCGCCAAGCCGGCCCCTGCCGCTGCTGCCGCCAAGCCTGCTGCCGGTGGCAGCTGGTACGCCGGTCAGTCGCCGAGCAACTACGTCGTGCAGATTCTGGGGACCAGCAACGAAGGCGCTGCACAGGCCTACGTCAAGGAGCAGGGTGGCGACTTCCGCTACTTCAAGAAAACCCTGCAAGGCAAGCCGCTGTACGTGATCACCTACGGCAGCTTCGCCAGCCGCGATGCAGCGGTTGCCGCCATCAAGAACTTGCCAGCCAAGGTCCAGGCTGGTAAACCTTGGCCTCGCACTGTCGCCAGCGTCCAACAGGACCTCGCGACAGCTCGCTGA
- the gltB gene encoding glutamate synthase large subunit: MKTGLYRPDEFKDNCGFGLIAHMSGEPSHNLLQTAIEALTCMTHRGGINADGKTGDGCGLLIQKPDLFLRAIAKDHFGSELPKQYAVGMVFFNQDPVRAQAARDNMNREIEAAGLQLIGWRDVPIDTSVLGRLALERLPKIQQVFVGGEGLSDQQFAIKLFSARRRSSVANAADTDHYICSFSHKTIIYKGLMMPADLTAFYPDLSDERLQTAICVFHQRFSTNTLPKWPLAQPFRFLAHNGEINTITGNRNWALARRTKFANDLIPDLEELGPLVNRVGSDSSSMDNMLELMVTGGIDLFRGVRMLIPPAWQNVETMDPDLRAFYEYNSMHMEPWDGPAGVVMTDGRHAVCLLDRNGLRPARWVTTKNGYITLASEIGVWNYQPEDVIAKGRVGPGQILAVDTETGQVLHTDDIDNRLKSRHPYKQWLRKSALRIQSTMEDNDHGSAFYSSDQLKQYMKMYQVTFEERDQVLRPLGEQGQEAVGSMGDDTPMAVLSHRVRTPYDYFRQQFAQVTNPPIDPLREAIVMSLEICLGAERNIFQESPEHASRVILSSPVISPAKWRSLMNLDRPGFDRQIIELNYDEAMGLEAAVRNIADQAEEAVRAGRTLLVLSDRNIAPGKLPVHASLATGAVHHRLTEKGLRCDSNILVETATARDPHHFAVLIGFGASAVYPFLAYEVLGDLIRTGEVLGDLYEVFKNYRKGITKGLLKILSKMGISTVASYRGAQLFEAIGLSEEVCELSFRGVPSRIKGARFVDLEAEQKALAAEAWSTRKPIQQGGLLKFVYGGEYHAYNPDVVNTLQAAVQQGDYSKFKEYTAIVDNRPVSMIRDLLKVKTLDQPLSIDQIEPLEAILKRFDSAGISLGALSPEAHEALAEAMNRLGARSNSGEGGEDPSRYGTVRSSKIKQIATGRFGVTPEYLVNAEVLQIKVAQGAKPGEGGQLPGGKVNGLIAKLRYAVPGVTLISPPPHHDIYSIEDLSQLIFDLKQVNPAALVSVKLVAEAGVGTIAAGVAKAYADLITISGYDGGTGASPLSSIKYAGAPWELGLAETHQTLRGNDLRGKVRVQTDGGLKTGLDVIKAAILGAESFGFGTAPMIALGCKYLRICHLNNCATGVATQNEKLRKDHYIGTVDMVINFFTYVAEETREWLAKLGVRSLGELIGRTDLLEMLPGETAKQQHLDLTPLLGSDQIPADKPQFCEVDRNPPFDKGLLAEQMVEMALPAIQGKTGGDFEMNICNCDRSIGARISGEIAKLHGNQGMNANPLTFRFKGTAGQSFGVWNAGGLNMYLEGDANDYVGKGMTAGKLVIVPPKGSPFKTQDSAIIGNTCLYGATGGKLFAAGTAGERFAVRNSGAHTVVEGTGDHCCEYMTGGFVCVLGKTGYNFGSGMTGGFAYVLDQDNSFVDRVNHELVEIQRISGEAMEAYRTHLERVLAEYVAETDSEWGRNLWENLDDYLRRFWLVKPKAANLKSLLSSTRANPQ; the protein is encoded by the coding sequence ATGAAAACAGGTCTGTATCGTCCGGATGAATTCAAGGATAACTGCGGTTTTGGCCTGATTGCCCATATGTCGGGCGAGCCCAGCCATAACCTGTTGCAAACGGCCATCGAGGCCCTGACCTGCATGACCCACCGCGGTGGGATCAACGCCGACGGCAAGACCGGCGATGGGTGCGGCTTGCTGATCCAGAAGCCCGACCTGTTCCTGCGTGCCATCGCCAAGGACCATTTCGGCAGCGAGTTGCCCAAGCAGTACGCTGTGGGCATGGTCTTCTTCAACCAAGACCCGGTTCGCGCGCAAGCGGCCCGCGACAACATGAATCGCGAGATCGAAGCCGCCGGCCTGCAACTGATCGGCTGGCGCGACGTGCCGATCGATACCAGCGTGCTCGGCCGTCTGGCCCTGGAGCGCCTGCCAAAGATCCAGCAAGTGTTCGTCGGCGGTGAAGGCCTGAGCGATCAGCAGTTCGCGATCAAGCTGTTCAGCGCCCGTCGCCGTTCGTCCGTGGCCAACGCGGCCGACACCGACCATTACATCTGCAGCTTTTCGCACAAGACCATCATCTACAAAGGCCTGATGATGCCGGCCGACCTTACGGCCTTCTACCCGGACCTGTCCGACGAGCGTCTGCAAACCGCCATCTGCGTGTTCCACCAGCGCTTCTCGACCAATACCCTGCCGAAGTGGCCGCTGGCCCAGCCCTTCCGCTTTCTCGCCCACAACGGCGAGATCAACACCATCACCGGCAACCGCAACTGGGCCCTGGCCCGTCGCACCAAGTTCGCCAACGATCTGATCCCGGATCTGGAAGAGCTCGGCCCGCTGGTCAACCGCGTGGGTTCCGACTCCTCCAGCATGGACAACATGCTCGAACTGATGGTCACCGGTGGCATCGACCTGTTCCGTGGCGTGCGCATGCTGATTCCGCCGGCCTGGCAGAACGTCGAGACCATGGACCCCGACCTGCGGGCGTTCTATGAGTACAACTCGATGCACATGGAGCCGTGGGACGGTCCGGCCGGTGTGGTCATGACCGACGGCCGCCATGCCGTGTGCCTGCTCGACCGCAACGGCCTGCGCCCGGCGCGCTGGGTCACCACCAAGAATGGCTACATCACCCTGGCGTCGGAAATCGGCGTGTGGAACTACCAGCCCGAGGACGTGATTGCCAAGGGCCGTGTGGGCCCGGGCCAGATCCTGGCGGTCGATACCGAAACCGGCCAGGTCCTGCACACCGATGACATCGACAACCGCCTGAAGTCGCGCCACCCCTACAAGCAGTGGCTGCGCAAGAGCGCGCTGCGTATCCAGTCGACCATGGAAGACAACGACCACGGTTCGGCTTTCTACAGCAGCGACCAGCTCAAGCAGTACATGAAGATGTACCAGGTGACCTTCGAGGAGCGCGACCAGGTGTTGCGTCCGCTGGGCGAGCAGGGCCAGGAAGCCGTGGGCTCGATGGGCGATGACACGCCGATGGCCGTACTGTCCCATCGGGTCCGTACGCCTTACGACTATTTCCGCCAGCAATTCGCGCAGGTCACCAACCCGCCGATCGATCCGCTGCGCGAAGCGATCGTGATGTCGCTGGAAATCTGCCTGGGCGCCGAGCGCAATATTTTCCAGGAATCCCCGGAGCATGCTTCGCGGGTGATCCTCAGCTCGCCGGTCATCTCGCCCGCCAAGTGGCGCTCGCTGATGAACCTGGATCGGCCGGGCTTTGATCGCCAGATCATCGAGCTGAACTACGATGAAGCCATGGGCCTCGAGGCCGCCGTGCGCAACATCGCCGATCAGGCCGAGGAAGCCGTTCGCGCCGGACGTACCCTGCTGGTACTCAGCGATCGCAACATCGCGCCGGGCAAGCTGCCGGTGCACGCGTCGCTGGCGACCGGTGCCGTGCACCATCGCCTGACCGAGAAGGGTCTGCGCTGCGACAGCAACATCCTCGTGGAAACCGCCACCGCCCGCGATCCGCACCACTTCGCGGTGCTGATCGGCTTCGGTGCTTCGGCGGTCTATCCGTTCCTGGCCTATGAAGTGCTGGGCGACCTGATCCGGACCGGTGAAGTGCTGGGCGACCTCTACGAGGTGTTCAAGAACTACCGCAAGGGCATCACCAAGGGCCTGCTCAAGATTCTGTCGAAGATGGGCATCTCCACCGTGGCCTCGTATCGCGGCGCCCAGCTGTTCGAGGCCATCGGCCTGTCCGAGGAAGTCTGCGAGCTGAGTTTCCGCGGCGTGCCGAGCCGCATCAAGGGCGCGCGTTTCGTCGACCTGGAAGCTGAACAGAAAGCCCTCGCTGCCGAAGCCTGGAGCACGCGCAAGCCGATCCAGCAAGGCGGCCTGTTGAAGTTCGTCTACGGCGGCGAGTACCACGCCTACAACCCCGACGTGGTCAACACCCTGCAAGCCGCCGTGCAGCAGGGCGACTACAGCAAGTTCAAGGAATACACCGCGATCGTCGACAACCGTCCGGTGTCGATGATCCGCGACCTGCTCAAGGTCAAGACCCTCGACCAGCCGCTGAGCATCGACCAGATCGAACCGCTGGAAGCGATTCTCAAGCGTTTCGATTCGGCCGGGATTTCCCTGGGTGCGCTGTCGCCCGAGGCTCACGAAGCGCTGGCCGAGGCGATGAACCGCCTGGGTGCGCGTTCCAACTCCGGTGAAGGCGGCGAAGACCCTTCGCGCTACGGCACCGTGCGCAGCTCGAAGATCAAGCAGATCGCCACTGGCCGGTTCGGCGTAACTCCCGAGTACCTGGTCAACGCCGAAGTGCTGCAGATCAAGGTGGCCCAGGGCGCTAAGCCCGGGGAGGGCGGTCAACTGCCCGGCGGCAAGGTCAACGGCCTGATTGCCAAGCTGCGTTATGCCGTACCTGGCGTGACCCTGATTTCGCCACCGCCGCACCACGACATCTACTCCATCGAGGACTTGTCGCAGCTGATCTTCGACCTCAAGCAGGTCAACCCGGCCGCGCTGGTGTCGGTGAAGCTGGTGGCCGAGGCGGGCGTGGGCACCATCGCTGCCGGCGTGGCCAAGGCCTATGCCGACCTGATCACCATTTCCGGTTACGACGGCGGCACCGGGGCCTCGCCCCTGAGCTCGATCAAGTACGCCGGCGCGCCGTGGGAACTGGGCCTGGCCGAAACCCACCAGACCCTGCGCGGCAACGACCTGCGCGGCAAGGTGCGGGTACAGACCGACGGCGGCCTGAAAACCGGCCTGGACGTGATCAAGGCGGCCATTCTCGGCGCCGAGAGCTTCGGCTTCGGCACCGCACCGATGATCGCCTTGGGCTGCAAGTACCTGCGCATCTGCCACCTGAACAACTGCGCCACCGGCGTGGCCACGCAGAACGAGAAGCTGCGCAAGGACCACTACATCGGCACGGTCGACATGGTGATCAACTTCTTCACCTACGTGGCCGAGGAAACCCGCGAATGGCTGGCCAAGCTGGGCGTGCGCAGCCTGGGCGAGCTGATCGGGCGCACCGACCTGCTGGAAATGCTGCCCGGTGAAACCGCCAAGCAGCAGCATCTGGACCTGACCCCACTGCTGGGCAGCGATCAGATTCCGGCGGACAAGCCGCAGTTCTGCGAAGTGGATCGCAACCCGCCGTTCGACAAGGGCCTGCTGGCCGAGCAGATGGTGGAAATGGCCTTGCCGGCGATTCAGGGCAAGACCGGTGGCGATTTCGAAATGAACATCTGCAACTGCGACCGTTCGATCGGTGCGCGCATCTCCGGCGAGATCGCCAAGTTGCACGGCAACCAGGGCATGAACGCCAACCCGCTGACCTTCCGCTTCAAGGGCACTGCAGGTCAGAGCTTCGGCGTGTGGAACGCCGGTGGCCTGAACATGTACCTGGAAGGCGATGCCAACGATTACGTCGGCAAGGGCATGACCGCCGGCAAGCTGGTGATCGTGCCGCCCAAGGGCAGCCCGTTCAAGACCCAGGACAGCGCCATCATCGGCAACACCTGCCTGTACGGCGCCACGGGCGGCAAGCTGTTCGCCGCCGGCACCGCAGGCGAGCGTTTCGCGGTGCGCAACTCCGGTGCCCATACGGTCGTTGAAGGCACGGGCGATCACTGCTGCGAATACATGACCGGCGGTTTCGTCTGCGTGCTCGGCAAGACCGGCTACAACTTCGGCTCGGGCATGACCGGCGGTTTCGCCTACGTGCTCGACCAGGACAACAGCTTCGTCGACCGGGTCAACCACGAGCTGGTGGAAATCCAGCGCATCAGTGGCGAAGCCATGGAAGCCTACCGTACTCACCTGGAACGCGTGCTGGCCGAATACGTCGCCGAAACCGACAGCGAATGGGGCCGCAACCTTTGGGAAAACCTGGACGACTACCTGCGTCGTTTCTGGTTGGTCAAGCCCAAGGCCGCCAACCTGAAATCGCTGCTGTCCAGCACCCGTGCCAACCCGCAGTGA
- a CDS encoding FAD-dependent oxidoreductase, with translation MAERLSNDFQFIEVGRKDPKKKLLRQRKKEFVEIYEPFKPAQSADQAHRCLGCGNPYCEWKCPVHNFIPNWLKLVAEGNILAAAELSHQTNTLPEVCGRVCPQDRLCEGACTLNDGFGAVTIGSVEKYITDTAFAMGWRPDMSKVKPTGKRVAIIGAGPAGLGCADVLVRGGVTPVVFDKNPEIGGLLTFGIPEFKLEKSVLSNRREVFTGMGIEFRLNTEVGKDISVEQLLEEYDAVFMGMGTYTYMKGGFPGEDLPGVHDALDFLIANVNRNLGFEKSPEDFVDMKGKKVVVLGGGDTAMDCNRTSIRQGAKAVTCAYRRDEANMPGSRKEVKNAKEEGVKFLYNRQPIAIVGEDKVEGVKVVETRLGEPDARGRRSPEPIPGSEEIIPADAVVIAFGFRPSPAAWFQDHSIQTDSQGRVVAPEQGQFKHQTSNPKIFAGGDMVRGSDLVVTAIFEGRNAAEGILDYLEV, from the coding sequence ATGGCTGAACGTCTGAGTAATGACTTCCAGTTCATCGAGGTCGGGCGCAAAGATCCGAAGAAGAAACTGTTGCGTCAACGCAAGAAAGAGTTCGTGGAAATCTACGAGCCCTTCAAACCCGCGCAGTCGGCCGATCAGGCCCACCGCTGCCTGGGCTGTGGCAACCCGTACTGCGAGTGGAAGTGCCCGGTGCACAACTTCATTCCCAACTGGTTGAAGCTGGTCGCCGAGGGCAATATCCTCGCGGCCGCCGAGCTGTCGCACCAGACCAACACCCTGCCCGAAGTGTGCGGCCGGGTGTGCCCGCAGGATCGTCTGTGCGAGGGTGCCTGCACCCTCAACGACGGTTTTGGCGCAGTGACCATCGGTTCGGTGGAGAAGTACATCACCGACACCGCGTTCGCCATGGGCTGGCGTCCGGACATGTCCAAGGTCAAGCCGACCGGCAAGCGCGTCGCCATCATCGGCGCCGGCCCGGCCGGGCTGGGTTGCGCCGATGTGCTGGTACGCGGTGGCGTGACTCCGGTGGTGTTCGACAAGAACCCGGAAATCGGCGGTCTGCTGACCTTCGGCATTCCCGAGTTCAAGCTGGAAAAGAGCGTGTTGAGCAATCGCCGCGAAGTCTTCACCGGCATGGGCATCGAGTTCCGCCTGAACACCGAGGTGGGCAAGGACATCAGCGTCGAGCAGTTGCTGGAAGAGTACGATGCCGTGTTCATGGGCATGGGCACCTACACCTACATGAAGGGCGGCTTCCCTGGTGAAGACCTGCCTGGTGTGCACGATGCTCTGGATTTCCTGATCGCCAACGTCAACCGCAACCTGGGCTTCGAAAAGTCGCCGGAAGATTTCGTCGACATGAAGGGCAAGAAGGTCGTGGTACTGGGCGGTGGCGACACGGCGATGGACTGCAATCGCACATCGATTCGCCAGGGCGCCAAGGCGGTGACCTGCGCCTATCGTCGCGACGAGGCGAACATGCCGGGCTCGCGCAAAGAGGTTAAGAACGCCAAGGAAGAAGGGGTGAAATTCCTCTACAACCGGCAGCCGATCGCCATCGTGGGTGAAGACAAGGTCGAAGGCGTGAAGGTGGTCGAGACCCGTCTCGGCGAGCCCGATGCCCGTGGCCGTCGCAGCCCCGAGCCGATTCCGGGTTCCGAGGAGATCATCCCGGCCGATGCCGTGGTCATCGCCTTCGGTTTCCGCCCAAGCCCTGCGGCGTGGTTCCAGGACCACAGCATCCAGACCGACAGCCAGGGCCGCGTGGTGGCACCGGAACAGGGTCAGTTCAAGCACCAGACCAGCAACCCGAAGATCTTCGCCGGTGGCGACATGGTGCGCGGCTCTGACCTGGTGGTCACCGCCATCTTCGAAGGCCGCAACGCCGCCGAAGGGATCCTGGATTACCTGGAGGTCTGA
- a CDS encoding TraX family protein, translating to MTRNRSLDLLKWLAMLCMVLDHLRYVGWSLDFLYAPGRLAFPWFCLAIAANLTRRPDAPLGGRYLAWLLIFAALSEIPYRLFVYPADTLNVLPTLALGLVVAKAWQQRRQPAMAALGCVVLVAGAVFDHHLMFGLAGVLLPLGFVLAWQRPLYWALPLGVLCLAANAWSNLFESARHLYWPAIGGIVACLLAPGLGLLMLRTDVRHAVVPMRRWAYAIYPLHFLALLGLRLLLRVL from the coding sequence ATGACCCGCAACCGCTCACTGGACCTGCTCAAATGGCTGGCCATGCTGTGCATGGTGCTCGACCATCTGCGCTATGTCGGCTGGTCGCTGGACTTCCTCTATGCACCGGGTCGCCTGGCGTTCCCCTGGTTCTGCCTGGCCATCGCCGCCAATCTGACGCGTCGCCCGGACGCCCCTCTGGGTGGCCGCTACCTGGCGTGGTTGCTGATCTTCGCTGCGCTTTCGGAAATCCCTTACCGCCTGTTCGTCTATCCCGCCGATACCCTCAACGTCCTGCCCACCCTGGCCCTGGGTCTGGTGGTCGCCAAGGCCTGGCAGCAACGGCGACAACCGGCGATGGCCGCGCTCGGCTGCGTGGTACTCGTGGCTGGCGCTGTCTTCGATCACCACTTGATGTTCGGCCTGGCCGGCGTGCTGCTGCCGCTGGGATTCGTGCTCGCCTGGCAGCGCCCGCTGTACTGGGCGCTGCCACTGGGCGTGCTGTGCCTGGCCGCCAACGCTTGGAGCAATCTGTTCGAATCGGCACGCCACCTCTACTGGCCGGCCATTGGCGGCATTGTCGCCTGCCTGCTGGCACCGGGGCTGGGTCTGCTTATGCTGCGTACCGATGTGCGCCATGCCGTTGTCCCCATGCGCCGCTGGGCCTACGCCATCTACCCCCTGCATTTCCTTGCTCTGCTGGGGCTTCGCCTGCTGTTGCGCGTGCTCTGA